In Cottoperca gobio chromosome 1, fCotGob3.1, whole genome shotgun sequence, a genomic segment contains:
- the LOC115007294 gene encoding spore coat protein SP65-like yields the protein MLKLVLVLGCLLSLALAQPMDREHKRLARSRSDSDSGSDSNEGSNNNNVNAQLTQIIIDLIKQLSTTTTAATTTTAATTTTAATTTTAATTTIATTAAPATTPAP from the exons ATGCTGAAGCTAGTACTTGTGCTTGGATGCCTCTTGAGCCTGGCTCTGGCTCAGCCT ATGGACAGGGAGCACAAACGACTTGCTCGGTCAAGATCTGACTCTGACTCCGGCTCAGATTCAAATGAG GGTTCCAACAACAATAATGTTAACGCCCAGTTGACCCAGATAATTATTGACCTAATCAAACAGCTGAGTACAACTACAACTGCAGCGACAACTACAACTGCAGCGACAACTACAACTGCAGCGACAACTACAACTGCAGCTACAACTACAATTGCCACCACCGCTGCCCCTGCTACTACTCCAGCTCCTTAA
- the LOC115014333 gene encoding spore coat protein SP96-like gives MLKLVLVLGCLLSLALAQPMDMEHKRLARSRSDSDSGSDSNEGSNNNNVNAQLTQIIIDLIKQLSTTTTAATTTAAATTTTAATTTTAATTPTAATTAIVTTAAPATTEAP, from the exons ATGCTGAAGCTAGTACTTGTGCTTGGATGCCTCTTGAGCCTGGCTCTGGCTCAGCCT ATGGACATGGAGCACAAACGACTTGCTCGGTCAAGATCTGACTCTGACTCCGGCTCAGATTCAAATGAG GGTTCCAACAACAATAATGTTAACGCCCAGTTGACCCAGATAATTATTGACCTAATCAAACAGCTGAGTACAACTACAACTGCAGCGACAACTACAGCTGCAGCTACAACTACAACTGCAGCGACAACTACAACTGCAGCGACAACTCCAACTGCAGCTACAACTGCAATTGTCACCACCGCTGCCCCTGCTACTACTGAAGCTCCTTAA
- the LOC115007258 gene encoding LOW QUALITY PROTEIN: uncharacterized protein LOC115007258 (The sequence of the model RefSeq protein was modified relative to this genomic sequence to represent the inferred CDS: substituted 1 base at 1 genomic stop codon) yields the protein MKLQTALVLVCLFRTSFALPLQFGIIGSNSNEILRLNGLTLATLGQTQGSSIFPQYVLQQQQQPEVLLTPQVVNLNPQVVSPFGPQGPQLFYQGQGNQFTPMFIPNGQQEQLGPPQDPNAPDKLTSVLNFLXMFPHFQYPSYGFPQFPRQQGFPYFLPPYGYPQQRNTVVMQPNNGQQKLERTTQRPQLPLQQASQPKVQTERKESTTIPPDPRGDTSGPGIDEGHSNFPFLFEP from the exons ATGAAGCTGCAGACTGCCCTTGTGTTGGTCTGTCTATTCAGGACAAGCTTTGCTCTTCCA TTGCAGTTTGGAATCATTGGAAGCAACAGCAATGAG ATCCTAAGGCTGAATGGATTAACTCTTGCAACTCTTGGACAAACACAG ggGTCTTCAATATTCCCCCAGTatgtgctgcagcagcagcagcagcctgaggTGCTACTCACTCCACAGGTGGTGAACTTGAACCCACAAGTGGTCAGTCCCTTCGGCCCCCAAGGGCCCCAGCTGTTTTACCAGGGCCAGGGCAATCAATTTACTCCTATGTTCATCCCCAACGGCCAGCAAGAGCAGCTTGGACCGCCACAGGACCCCAACGCTCCTGAT AAATTAACATCTGTTTTAAATTTCCTTTAGATGTTTCCACATTTCCAGTACCCGTCTTATGGATTTCCTCAGTTTCCCAGACAGCAG GGCTTCCCTTACTTTCTGCCTCCTTACGGCTATCCCCAGCAGAGGAACACTGTGGTGATGCAGCCCAACAACGGTCAGCAAAAGCTGGAGAGAACCACACAGAGACCACAGCTCCCTCTGCAG CAGGCTTCCCAGCCTAAGGTGCAAACAGAAAGA AAAGAGTCAACTACAATTCCTCCTGATCCTCGTGGAGACACATCTGGCCCAGGGATTGACGAG ggTCACTCTAACTTCCCCTTCCTATTTGAGCCTTAG